A DNA window from Kitasatospora atroaurantiaca contains the following coding sequences:
- a CDS encoding glycoside hydrolase family 35 protein has protein sequence MPVLQIADDGFRLDDRPFRIISGGLHYFRVHPQQWADRLRKARLMGLNTVETYVPWNLHEPRRGEFRMEAGLDLPRFVELAAAEGLYVLLRPGPYICGEWEGGGLPSWLLAEDDIELRSSDPRYLAAVDGYFEALLPPLLPFLGTRGGPVLAVQLENEYGAYGKDAGYLGHLAEQLRHHGVDVPLFTSDQPADLAAGGLDGVLRTANFGSRVGPSLAELRRHQPNGPLMCSEFWIGWFDRWGGVHASRSAADAAASLDELLAAGASVNFYMFHGGTNFGFTNGANDKGTYRPTVTSYDYDSPLDESGDPSAKYTAFRDVIAKYAPVPDEPTPSAVPKLDLGKVELAESAGLFAHAGLLGCAVRAERPLSMEQLGQSFGFVQYESELPVAGPAVLRVAAVRDRAQVFVDGQPVGVLERENHEHAIAFSVPRASATLTVLVENQGRVNYGPGIHDRKGLLGEVTLNGAALNGWRCRPLPLDSLDGLPFTATTAAPVGPAFHRGVFEVDRPADTFLALDGWTKGSAWINGFPLGRYWSRGPQRTLYVPAPVLHPGRNEIVVLELHAAAAHTVELRDHPDLGATEE, from the coding sequence ATGCCTGTCCTGCAGATCGCCGACGACGGATTCCGCCTCGACGACCGCCCCTTCCGGATCATCTCCGGCGGGCTGCACTACTTCCGGGTCCACCCGCAGCAGTGGGCCGACCGGCTCCGCAAGGCGCGGCTGATGGGCCTCAACACCGTGGAGACGTACGTCCCGTGGAACCTGCACGAGCCACGGCGCGGCGAGTTCCGGATGGAGGCCGGCCTCGACCTGCCCCGGTTCGTCGAACTCGCCGCCGCCGAGGGCCTGTACGTCCTGCTGCGGCCGGGCCCGTACATCTGCGGGGAGTGGGAGGGCGGCGGGCTGCCGTCCTGGCTGCTGGCCGAGGACGACATCGAGCTCCGCAGCAGCGACCCCCGCTACCTCGCGGCCGTGGACGGGTACTTCGAGGCACTGCTGCCGCCCCTGCTGCCCTTCCTCGGCACACGCGGCGGCCCGGTGCTCGCGGTGCAGCTGGAGAACGAGTACGGCGCGTACGGCAAGGACGCCGGGTACCTCGGCCACCTGGCCGAGCAACTGCGCCACCACGGGGTGGACGTACCGCTGTTCACCTCCGACCAGCCGGCGGATCTCGCCGCCGGCGGGCTGGACGGTGTGCTGCGGACGGCCAACTTCGGGAGCAGGGTCGGGCCGAGTCTCGCCGAGCTGAGGCGGCACCAGCCGAACGGTCCGCTGATGTGCAGTGAGTTCTGGATCGGCTGGTTCGACCGGTGGGGCGGTGTGCACGCCTCACGCAGCGCTGCCGACGCCGCCGCGAGTCTGGACGAGCTGCTCGCGGCGGGGGCCTCCGTCAACTTCTACATGTTCCACGGCGGTACCAACTTCGGCTTCACCAACGGCGCCAACGACAAGGGGACCTACCGGCCGACCGTCACCTCGTACGACTACGACTCCCCGCTCGACGAGTCCGGCGATCCCTCCGCCAAGTACACGGCCTTCCGCGACGTGATCGCCAAGTACGCGCCCGTGCCGGACGAGCCGACTCCGTCGGCCGTCCCGAAGCTCGACCTGGGTAAGGTCGAACTCGCGGAGAGTGCAGGCCTGTTCGCGCACGCCGGTCTGCTCGGCTGCGCGGTGCGGGCCGAACGGCCACTGAGTATGGAGCAGCTCGGCCAGTCCTTCGGGTTCGTGCAGTACGAGAGCGAGTTGCCCGTGGCGGGCCCGGCCGTGCTGCGGGTGGCGGCGGTGCGGGACCGCGCCCAGGTGTTCGTGGACGGGCAGCCCGTGGGCGTCCTCGAACGGGAGAACCACGAGCACGCGATCGCCTTCTCGGTGCCCAGGGCATCGGCGACGCTGACCGTACTGGTCGAGAACCAGGGCCGGGTCAACTACGGCCCCGGCATCCATGACCGCAAGGGTCTGCTCGGCGAGGTCACCCTCAACGGCGCGGCGCTGAACGGCTGGAGGTGCAGGCCGCTGCCGCTGGACAGCCTGGACGGCCTGCCCTTCACCGCCACCACCGCCGCACCGGTCGGGCCGGCCTTCCATCGCGGAGTCTTCGAGGTGGACCGTCCGGCCGACACCTTCCTGGCGCTGGACGGCTGGACGAAGGGCAGCGCCTGGATCAACGGCTTCCCGCTCGGCCGGTACTGGTCCCGCGGCCCGCAACGCACTCTCTACGTCCCCGCCCCTGTCCTGCACCCCGGCCGCAACGAGATCGTGGTGCTCGAACTCCACGCCGCCGCCGCCCACACCGTCGAACTGCGCGACCACCCCGACCTCGGGGCCACCGAAGAGTAG